Proteins from a genomic interval of Pseudophryne corroboree isolate aPseCor3 chromosome 4, aPseCor3.hap2, whole genome shotgun sequence:
- the LOC134910672 gene encoding putative nuclease HARBI1, giving the protein MMEPFSDQIVLFMLAASLMEEESADEHQDPGQQMSALGEPVLRVSFPRPRQYRTRRELEDLSEFEVIQNYRLSTRDIYSLYALLEADLEPRARSNRAISGFQKLLGTLHFLASGTFQPTLSQTCGFSQSTLSRCITQVIRAFRKLTIQYITFPETDSECREIKLGFFNKYKFPNVLGAIDCTHVQIRPPRNSEECFRNRKQFHSLNVQAVCDVNMRFLNIFVGFPGSSHDSFILSQSSLFDKFETGNMPGGWLLGDAGYPNKPWLLTPLSNPVGRAEKRYQEKHIASRGIIERAFGVLKSRFRCLDTSGGALLYSPSKVCGMVNACCILHNICVANRLPVTLRRSAFLRGNRYSALPVGMDEGEDSRRTLIQKKFSVA; this is encoded by the exons atgatggagcctttttctgaccagattgtgttgttcatgctggctgcaagcttgatggaggaagaaagtgcagatgaacatcaggatccaggtcagcaaatgtctgcattgggtgagccagtattgcgggtttcatttccacgtccacgccagtatcgcactaggcgtgaactggaggatctcagcgagttcgaggtgatacaaaattatcgcttatcgactcgcgacatatattcgctgtacgctctgttggaggccgacttggaacctcgggcacggtcaaatcgtgcaatcagcggttttcagaaactgctggggacgttacattttttggcgtcaggcacattccagcctacactgtctcaaacatgcggtttttctcaGTCGactctgtcgcgctgtataacccaagtcattagggctttccgcaaattgacgatccagtacatcacatttccagagacggacagcgaatgtcgtgagatcaaattaggctttttcaacaaatacaaatttcccaatgtgctgggcgcgattgactgtacccacgtgcagatcagaccgccacggaattcagaggaatgttttcggaaccgaaaacagttccattccctgaacgtgcaggcggtctgtgatgtaaacatgagatttttgaacatttttgtgggatttcctggatcatctcacgactccttcatcctaagccagtcatcgctgtttgacaagttcgaaacaggaaacatgcctggtggctggctgttag gcgatgcgggttatccaaacaaaccgtggctgttgaccccattgtctaatcctgttggtagagcagaaaaacgttaccaagagaaacacattgcatcgaggggaataattgagcgtgccttcggtgtacttaaaagccggtttcgatgtttagacacttccggcggtgctcttttgtactcaccgtcgaaggtttgcggcatggtaaatgcatgttgtattttacacaacatatgtgtcgcaaaccgtttgccggtgactcttcgtcgtagTGCTTTCCTACGCGGGAACCGttattctgctctaccggtgggtatggacgaaggagaggattcccggcggacattgatccaaaaaAAATTTtcagttgcct ag